The Penaeus monodon isolate SGIC_2016 chromosome 24, NSTDA_Pmon_1, whole genome shotgun sequence DNA segment TTATAACGAGCCATGAAATACGTATGGTCACCCGCCCAAGCATAGATGAATCCTGGCATCCATTGTATCTTGAAGTACTGTGTATATATCCCCGAAGAAACATGTAATTAGTAACCATTAAGTATTCTTAGTATNNNNNNNNNNNNNNNNNNNNNNNNNNNNNNNNNNNNNNNNNNNNNNNNNNNNNNNNNNNNNNNNNNNNNNNNNNNNNNNNNNNNNNNNNNNNNNNNNNNNNNNNNNNNNNNNNNNNNNNNNNNNNNNNNNNNNNNNNNNNNNNNNNNNNNNNNNNNNNNNNNNNNNNNNNNNNNNNNNNNNNNNNNNNNNNNNNNNNNNNNNNNNNNNNNNNNNNNNNNNNNNNNNNNNNNNNNNNNNNNNNNNNNNNNNNNNNNNNNNNNNNNNNNNNNNNNNNNNNNNNNNNNNNNNNNNNNNNNNNNNNNNNNNNNNNNNNNNNNNNNNNNNNNNNNNNNNNNNNNNNNNNNNNNNNNNNNNNNNNNNNNNNNNNNNNNNNNNNNNNNNNNNNNNNNNNNNNNNNNNNNNNNNNNNNNNNNNNNNNNNNNNNNNNNNNNNNNNNNNNNNNNNNNNNNNNNNNNNNNNNNNNNNNNNNNNNNNNNNNNNNNNNNNNNNNNNNNNNNNNNNNNNNNNNNNNNNNNNNNNNNNNNNNNNNNNNNNNNNNNNNNNNNNNNNNNNNNNNNNNNNNNNNNNNNNNNNNNNNNNNNNNNNNNNNNNNNNNNNNNNNNNNNNNNNNNNNNNNNNNNNNNNNNNNNNNNNNNNNNNNNNNNNNNNNNNNNNNNNNNNNNNNNNNNNNNNNNNNNNNNNNNNNNNNNNNNNNNNNNNNNNNNNNNNNNNNNNNNNNNNNNNNNNNNNNNNNNNNNNNNNNNNNNNNNNNNNNNNNNNNNNNNNNNNNNNNNNNNNNNNNNNNNNNNNNNNNNNNNNNNNNNNNNNNNNNNNNCCTGTAAAACAATACCCTTTTCTTTGAGTATCCCTTATTCAGAACCTTGCTCTAGGTACGTATTACATTAAtgattaatctaaaaaaataccATGATTCTTATTTGTGCGACATCATATCAACATAACACATAAAATCATAGACGGGAATGCTTATAGGAGTTCCGAATGACTTACGAACAAGAAATTAAGGGGGAATTAAATGACGCCTTTATCCCTTTACACAACCCCGCCTTAGACGCCGCCGCTTGTTGGTGCCGGAGCGACTCGACGCCCAACTTGCAAGAGTTCTCGAAATTTTCCCCAGTTTTCACCAGACCACGtcgcctgagggagccatggccaCGTTAACAGAACTCGCAGACCTAGACAGCGGCGTGGCAAGCAGCGAGGCGACGCCAGAGAGTCAGACGACGGCGGAGGAGACTGCGAAGGCCGTCGGAAAAGCGGTGGAGGCTGCGGCGGCTCAGGTGTCGTCTGCTGAGGAGAAGGAGGTGTCCACGCTTCCCGAGGACGGGACGGGACGAGGACGGGTGGGTTGCTCNNNNNNNNNNNNNNNNNNNNNNNNNNNNNNNNNNNNNNattgtggtggtgtgtttcgggtttgttattattattattttttaagaggagggaaggggtaaaggtTGTTTGGGTAGTAGAAGCACGCCAGGGTCACGCAGCTcatgatgtaatatatgtctctttatttttttcttttatttcttatccatTTTAAAACTGGTTATGATAATTACACATATTGTCGAAGAtcgttgtatatatttttaaaatatattttgattatgtgTGGAGATTTTGCATACACGTTTTTTCATGTCTTGGTCTCTGGCTCGCTGTGTAACTGGGATGCTGTGGAGGTGCCGGAAGCCATAGGCACACTGGAAACATAAATTTGTCATGTAGTTTATTGTTTGCAAAGTGATCACACTCCTATGACAATTTTGCTGCATCAAATAAGAACTCAGTGTTTCCTCGNNNNNNNNNNNNNNNNNNNNNNNNNNNNNNNNNNNNNNNNNNNNNNNNNNNNNNNNNNNNNNNNNNNNNNNNNNNNNNNNNNNNNNNNNNNNNNNNNNNNNNNNNNNNNNNNNNNNNNNNNNNNNNNNNNNNNNNNNNNNNNNNNNNNNNNNNNNNNNNNNNNNNNNNNNNNNNNNNNNNNNNNNNNNNNNNNNNNNNNNNNNNNNNNNNNNNNNNNNNNNNNNNNNNNNNNNNNNNNNNNNNNNNNNNNNNNNNNNNNNNNNNNNNNNNNNNNNNNNNNNNNNNNNNNNNNNNNNNNNNNNNNNNNNNNNNNNNNNNNNNNNNNNNNNNNNNNNNNNNNNNNNNNNNNNNNNNNNNNNNNNACATTATAGCACTNNNNNNNNNNNNNNNNNNNNNNNNNNNNNNNNNNNNNNNNNNNNNNNNNNNNNNNNNNNNNNNNNNNNNNNNNNNNNNNNNNNNNNNNNNNNNNNNNNNNNNNNNNNNNNNNNNNNNNNNNNNNNNNNNNNNNNNNNNNNNNNNNNNNNNNNNNNNNNNNNNNNNNNNNNNNNNNNNNNNNNNNNNNNNNNNNNNNNNNNNNNNNNNNNNNNNNNNNNNNNNNNNNNNNNNNNNNNNNNNNNNNNNNNNNNNNNNNNNNNNNNNNNNNNNNNNNNNNNNNNNNNNNNNNNNNNNNNNCTGTGCNNNNNNNNNNNNNNNNNNNNNNNNNNNNNNNNNNNNNNNNNNNNNNNNNNNNNNNNNNNNNNNNNNNNNNNNNNNNNNNNNNNNNNNNNNNNNNNNNNNNNNNNNNNNNNNNNNNNNNNNNNNNNNNNNNNNNNNNNNNNNNNNNNNACACTAAGGTCTAGGGAGATGGGTATCGTTgtagttttggggtttgttttgtcttAATTTTGGCTTGCTCGAATATACTTATATTCTCTGTTAAAGCTCTTTAGGATGTAAATGGTGCTGTTAACCATGATCAAAGCTGCAGTTAAGATAATGCAATACAGAATGGTAGGAAAACACAGTGCATCTTGGTTAATATAGACTAACTTGTTTCTCCTTTGTTAGCTGGGGAAAATGATGATCCGCACCAATGGTATATATTCAAACGCAGTGTTGCTACAAAATGTAGATCTAGCCAGCAAGAGCTCTACCATGTTTATTTACCTACTGTTTTAGCCTGACTGCCTCTCATTATGGACTTTAGTGCCTTTTGTTCTTTGTAGTTTCTGTAGTGGGTATAGTGAACACGAGGTTGACATTTGTTATTGTAGTTTAAGCTGGTGACAATTGATAGCACTTATATATACCATAGAGGGGATCTTTACATGCCATGATAAAGGAAACTGCAGTTTTATGGCTCTGATGACACTAATTTTCAAGGGAAAGCCTTCTGATTAATAAGTAAATGCTCTTTGATGGTTCTCTTGAAAAACATCAATCAGCTTGCATAAAATTGATAACACAGGTGATTAAAGCAACAAGGGTGAAATTAGCAAATATACTCTCTCATGACCAGTGGCTTGATTTAATATTCTTTAGTAATACCCTTAGACTAAAGTATATAAGAAGATGTGAAACTTAGGTAATTTGGGTGAAGTAAAATAAGGAATTGagtgaaaatatttattaattcttaagTTTACTTTTATTCCTTATCACTAAAGGTTAGAATTAGTATTGTGCTAAAAGtagatgataaaattattttaacaagCTTTCATTGTAAATCAGATGAATTCAGTCTTCATTTCTGTTTCAATCCATTTATGTCAGGATTATATCCACAAGTCATTGCCAAAGATAGGGAAAGGCCAACAAATAATAGTTATTCTTGAATCAAGGACTACATCCACCTGAGACAAAGTCCTGTGATGTCTTGACCTTCTTGCTTTTGGCATTACAGTACAGTCCAACAAACCTCCACTGTATATATTTGGCAAGTGGATGTTTGTAGTCTGATAACCAGAGTGAGGGAAGCAAGGCCATGGTAAGTACTTTGAATCACCGTTGGTGTATCCTTGAAAAGAGACTGTAGGCTAACCTTCAATTCACAGGTTGTTTTTTCTTGTAACGGTTTTGTCTTCGGTGGTCTATGAGGGAATTTCCTTAGTTTCTCCCTATTTTTTCATTATGGGTTTATCTTAATTATTCTGCAGATTGTCTTCTATAGGTAATTGTTTTTTGTGCATGTTCTGGTAGGGTATTCCCTTTAGTTTCTTCCCATATTCTCATTAGGATGAAAATATGGGAAATTTCTGTCTTACATTCTCTGACAAGACAGCTTGGACTATTTCCATATTTGATGATAAATCTCAAAAATATACATGGTGCAGGTTTTTGGCCTTTATCAGACCATGACATTTTGAGATATCacttgtattataaatatacttgGATTATAGATTGTAAACTTGCTTATATTTTCTCTAGGTTGTACTTCATATCCAGTtgcatttatgtgtttgtttttgttttctctttgatGATAATTTCAAGATTTTTTGTTTAGTCCTTGTTTGAAAATTGttacagaatgaaaataaaagaaaaatgtaattcaACAAACATTCCCTATTTATGTATAGATTTTGGCAAGACAGAGCAGTGGCTAGTTCCTGTCATGAAAAGCATATTGTGAAGTTCCAGCACACATGATGATTTGATTAAACAAAATTCCTGATGTACAGTTTGATACAGATAGATCAACAACATTGCTTTAGACAGGTACTGAAATGATACTCCCTGCTAAATGAATTAATCTCTACAAGTAATGGATAGTGGAACAGTTAGATATTAAAATGAGTATCTCCCTGTCCCATACCATGCTATAGCATGTACTGAGAAAGTTCCACCTTTGTCAGTACAGTACAAGATATGGCTGTAACCCATTCTGATGATATATCACCAGACAGGGAACCAGTCCATGTTCTGCCTTGCAAGGTTACATATGGAGTATATTGAGACCACCGTGTTGCTTGATGTGTCTCAACCGGAGAAATGCTTCATTTGCTTATTTCTCTTGAAAGAATTGAACCGATTAGATCAggggttcttgttcttgttctggtTCTTGTCCATAGGGTGANNNNNNNNNNNNNNNNNNNNNNNNNNNNNNNNNNNNNNNNNNNNNNNNNNNNNNNNNNNNNNNNNNNNNNNNNNNNNNNNNNNNNNNNNNNNNNNNNNNNNNNNNNNNNNNNNNNNNNNNNNNNNNNNNNNNNNNNNNNNNNNNNNNNNNNNNNNNNNNNNNNNNNNNNNNNNNNNNNNNNNNNNNNNNNNNNNNNNNNNNNNNNNNNNNNNNNNNNNNNNNNNNNNNNNNNNNNNNNNNNNNAATTATGTAATGATTTTGGAACTATTCACATATGACCAATTGAAGTGATACCATGACTTATGTGCTTACACTCCAGCAAAGGCCAATAAACCTTGTCCATTTATAGTTAGGAAGAGAGTTTGAACCAATTTCTTGGAAGTCAACAAACTAACTGAATGTTTGCATGCTTTTGCTGGTGGGATGCCATAGAAACATAAGTTTGCAGATTTCAGTAAGGGATTGTTGCTATGCCTttacttttttcaatatattcCCTTTGGTCAGTAGCTACAatttcagttttaatttttttgcattttaatatatacttaatgGAAGGTACAAAATCCACACTTGATAATGACTGAATTATGGAAAATTGTTGGAACAATTAAGGTATCTAATGTTGTTGATATTGATAAACGTCACATAAACTGCACTtcagtaatatgtatatgttttattatagaGCCAGTAATAcaatacaaacttttttttttttcaaggaatttattattttttttcacttgactTGCCTATGTACTATACCAAATGATATACCTACTTTGCATGTAACTACTTTTAAGAATAGGCCACTgtgaattattataatcataatgggtATGTCCAAAAATCTTGTAATTGAATTTGTGATGTTAAGCCAGGAAACCATGCAAAACAATGAGTGTGTAACAAATTTCATCTAGGATGGTCCCCTCAAGACTAATACTGTGCAATCTGAAAAGCCATAAATATGTTACCCTTACCtaatttttgttttctgaaaGTTTTATATAGATCGTGaaaattttggtttgattttttttttttctgggagatGGAACATAATGACGAGAAACAAATATTTTCACAGATAATTAGGTAATGCATATCAAATGAAAATTCGAGAACAGCAGGTAGGCCTGTCTTTGACCACTGTTGCTTTTAAATGAATCTGATCTTAATTGGCATAAATATTGAATGTGGGCATCTTATAGTTAGACACTTATTTTAGACTATTTTCAAATGTTCTTTAAACCATAGATAGCATTATTTTTGATGTGCCAATTGAATTACAATAGATAGAagcattattttgtgtgtgtgctgatgtgcCATATACATGTTATTACATAAAAGGGGAACTTCTTTAAGGTTTAAAGGACTTGCCATTTGTGAAGAGAATGATTTACCAGATCTGTTGTGGATATTTGgaaaaaatgttcaaggcacaaaaATGGTGACAGTGAGCTATAGATATGAATTTGGTCTTACTGCAGTATTATCTGTAAGTATGTGTTTTGAATAATTTACAGGAAACAAATTCACAAGAACATTTTGTCATAGTGAATCACTATCAACTTTGTTAATTATAAACTATGCAGTGTAGATGTGATAGATGAAAGTTCCTTGCTACTGTAGAGTGCTTTTTAGGAACAAGTTAATCAGCTGAACCATGAGAAGTGGATGGAACCTTAAGTAGTATCCTAGATGGATGGAGTTTTGTATGATGAAAGGGTTAAGATAAAGTTAATTTCAGCAATGTTTTATTTTGCAGGATTTTGATGAAAGCTTTGCTGAGAGAGTATGGGGCCTCACAGAAATGTTCCCAGAATGCCTCCGCACGGGTAGCGCCAACGCAGTTTCATCCTCTGTCAGATTAGTAAAAGGTAGGTTGAGTCATTACANNNNNNNNNNNNNNNNNNNNNNNNNNNNNNNNNNNNNNNNNNNNNNNNNNNNNNNNNNNNNNNNNNNNNNNNNNNNNNNNNNNNNNNNNNNNNNNNNNNNNNTGAATTATCAggaacagtaagaaaaaaaaaaatatatatatatatagagagagagaaatcaaattaATAGTTGGACTGATATTTTTTTGTCTAATGTAATTACTCCTTTAAAGTCACTTATTGATCACTTATTGCTGCTGATAAGCCAAGTATCTTTTTCTTGTGTTATGCCAGCATGCATATCTGTAATTAAAATGAAGTGATGAAATGGAGTCAGTAAAGGAGATGCTAAAGTGCACTGGTTGAGGGTAGGTAGTTATCAGGATGCTTCTGTTTATTGAGAGTCTTTTCTCTTTAgtagtgttttttgttgtttttagattAGGACAACAGTTTGATGTAAGAAAAGCATCTCATGGTTCATTGGCTTCTTGAGTCTATTTATTTTGTACATAGATTTTtttctaaacagaaaaaaatctgtcaatatCATTTAATGAAAAGAAACTAATTGAAATAGATATGACACCAAAATAAATGGACCAACCTGGAAGCAAGATATTGGATACACAATGCCAGCCTTTCCTATGCTTTTTATCCCAGGATTCCACTATGCTTAGAGGCCATTATTAACCCCTTTTCTACTAAAATTCTTTGGTAGGTTTACATGTATGCTCAGGCTAAACAAGAAAATTTTGTAGGTTCTTGCATACCtacggatattattattattttttaaaattcaaggtGTGTCTACCCATGTTACAGCCTTTGTAATGTAGCCACATGGTCCTGTTATGGGAAAAAATGTACTTTATAGCAACATCTTATGCTTCCCATTGGCTGATAATATGATGTCAGAAATAACATACTGCTTTTGGCTAATAGATAGAAAGTCTACTACTTCAGCAGCTTTAGAGACTTGTTTACTGTTAATTATGTTTAATTGTGATGTTGTTCTTCACAAGCTTGTTGACAAGATTTTGGTGGGTATTGACAAGATTTCGGTGGGTATTATGGAAAGGAACCCTGGTCTGAGTGTACACTTATGGATAACTTTGActttattaaagtaaaatatcaTACATAGGCATTTGATTGATCGTACCACATTGATCCATAAGCTCACCAGAGCATGATTTGTCATAAGGGGAAGGAGATCAAAAAGtattaagaagaaagaagacaaagaaaatatgacTGACAGCAATGATTGTAGTGGGGGGTGAGAGTGCGTGTTTTCTGAGAACATGAGTTATGATTGCTGGAAACAAGAACTGAAAGCATGGCAGCTTGTCATGagtataggaaagaaaaaaaatctgtaattgtTGCCGTggcaagaatttttaaaaagtgaacgTCAAAGACTTAGTAAACGGTGATGGAGTAAATGTTTTACTTCAACTCAAGTGGTACAAAAAAGATGAGATAGCAGCTGCATACAAGGCATAGACAAGatttgataattacaaaaaaaagatgaagaaatatattttggAATTTGTCAAGATAAGTGTAGTTTTGGACAAGTTCAAACTGAGTATACCAAAGTGTATTTTAGGTGTTAGACAGTGCAGGCTAGAAGTTAAAGACGCACAAATAGTATTGACAGCAGTGGCCTTCAGTCATCCAGATAAGATTTTGATTTTATGCAGCAAGCCCTTAAGAGATTTTTTGGAAGTCAAGAAGTACTCTCATTGGGTGCAGTGTCAGGGAGTAGTGGGAGTAACACTAGTGTTTAACATATAGGAGGTGAATATCATTATACGGNNNNNNNNNNNNNNNNNNNNNNNNNNNNNNNNNNNNNNNNATGTGACAAGTATAACtgagaaaaacggagaaagaaactTTTGACAAATATGGTAATGTTAGAAAGTGCTATGTA contains these protein-coding regions:
- the LOC119588777 gene encoding mitochondrial import receptor subunit TOM22 homolog, which encodes MATLTELADLDSGVASSEATPESQTTAEETAKAVGKAVEAAAAQVSSAEEKEVSTLPEDGTGRGRDFDESFAERVWGLTEMFPECLRTGSANAVSSSVRLVKGAYDLSRQVVWIAVSTSILLFAPVMFEIERLNVEEMMKQDRNRLVLGPGSAMSGGPPAAPGLMPPPPTR